Genomic window (Haloarchaeobius salinus):
ACAGCAGATCCATATCCGCCGGGAGGGACGGCTCGTACTAATGCGTTCGTGCCGTGGTCGGGGTCGTCGTACGGTGGGGCGGCCGCTGCAACGAACTGCCGGTTCTCGCCCCTCGCGTGGTGTCTCGACGTCCTCGCTTCGCTCTCCCAGTCTCGACAGATGCGTGCCGGTGGTGGGGACGTGAACCTCCGAGAACGAGCGGAGCGCCGGTTACACGTCGACGCGGTCGCCGATCTCACCGATCTCGAGCCGTTCGGGGTACGCGAAGCTCTTGGCGTGGTGGTGCAGCACCTTCGGGTCGCTCGTCAGGCCCTTCCACATGTCCCAGTGGCTCGGCAGGAGCCGGTCGAACTGGAGGTCGCTGGCGGCCTCGACGACCTGGTTCTCGTCGTTGTACCAGCGCGTGCGCTTCGGTTCGCGGGTCTCCTTGTCCGGAATCTGGCCGACGGTGCCGAAGGCGAGGATGCCGAGGTCGATATCGTAGCGCTCGCCGAGGGCGGCGAACTCGTCGCTGGGTTTGGTGTCGCCCCCGTGGAACACGGTGTGGCCGTCGTGCTCGAACACGTAGCTGACGGGGTGGGTGGCGTCGGGGTCGTTCGCGGGCTCGACGTGGACGGTGAAGCCGCCGACCTCGACGGTGTCGCCCTCCCTGACCTCGTGGAACTGGTGCTCGTCGATGTCGTGGTCGTCGGTCCAGACCTCCGCCTCGCGGGCGACGACGAGGCTGTCGTCGGGCGCGTAGAACGTCGCGCCGGTCCGTTCGAGGATTGGGGCCTGGCTCGGCCCGTGGACGTGGTCGGTGTGCTCGTGGGTGGCGAACACCGCGTCGGCCTCGGTCACGTCCTCGGGGTCGAACGGCACCGGGATCATACGGACGGTGCGCGGCGGGTCGCCGAGTCCGACGTAGGGGTCGACGAACAGGGTCGTCCCGTCGCTGGCTTTCAGTACGAAGCCGTTACAGCCCAGATACCAGACCGCGATTCCATCCGGCGACGCGTCCTCGACGGCACGGGGCAGCCAGTCGCCCCAGTCGCTCACTGTCATACCCGACCGTGTGCGAGCCGCCGCCCTAAGGATTGTCACTCCGGCCGCCAGCGGTCGTGCCCGTTTCCTTTATGTTCGTGGTGCAGGTACGTGGCTGTATGAGTAGCGAGGTCGACGAGGAGACAACAATCGAGGTCGACGCGGACGGGGTCTCGGTCGCGAAGTCGTTCGAGGCCGACGAGTTCCCGGTCCCCGCCATCCGGTTCGGCATCACGTCCGACCGGGCGGAGACCGTCACCATCAGGATCCACGAGGAGATACCCGAGGAGTTCCCGATGGACGGTGTCGGCTTCCACCCCGACTACGAGAGCGAGAACTGGACAGCCTTCCAGGACCACCACGTCGAGTACGAGCGCACGCTCGACCCCGGCGAGGAGGTGACCACCGTCTACGGCATCCGTATCGACGACGGGGCGGAGGCCGCCAAGTTCCTCACGGAGCCACAGCTCACCGAGGTCGACGCCGAGGGCGCGGCAGCCGACGCGGGAGAGGGCGAAGAGGAGGTCGAGGACGACAACACCATCGACGACATCGTCTCCAACGACTCGAACCAGGTCGTCAAGGACATGCTCGCCGGCGAGGACGAGATGCCCGGCCTCGAGGACGACGAGCCCGCCGCGGCAGCGGCGGAGGCCGACACCACCGAAGCGTCGGGCGACGGCGGCTCCATCGACCTCGACCTCGGCGACGCGGACGCCGCCGAGGCCGACGAAGCCGCTGACGAGGACACGCCGGAGATCGAACTCGACCTCGAGGCCGCCGAGGAGGAGGTCGGGGCGACCGAGAGCGAGGCCGACGACGAACCCGAGATCGATCTCGATATCGACGACCCCGGCGCGGAGACCGACGAGACCGCGGAGGCCGAAGCCGACGCAGAGGCGGCCGAATCGGAGATGGAAACCGCGACCGACGCGGAAGCCGACGCAGAGACCGAAGCGGAGGTAGCGCCGGCTGAGGACGTCGAGCTGGACGCGGAGGTCGAGACCGAGGCCGACGACGAGGCCGACGCGGAACCCGAAGTCGCCGGCGAAACGGCCGACACGGAACCCGAGGCAGTCGACGACGCGGACGACACGGAACCCGAGGCAGTCGACGACACGGACGACGCTCCGTCCGCACCTGCCGTCGATGGGAGCGTCGCCACCGCACTCGTCGAGGAGCTCCGGAACGGCACGCTGACCGAGAACGAGCGCCGCGAGCTCCGGCAGGCCCTCGACGTGGAGGCCGCCGGCACCGACATCGCGAAGGTAGAGCACCTCCAGTCCCGCGTCGAGGAGGTCGCCGCCTACACCGACGCGCTGGCGGAGTTCCTCGACGAGGAGGGCACCGCCCAGCAGCTCCTCGAGGAG
Coding sequences:
- a CDS encoding MBL fold metallo-hydrolase, which encodes MTVSDWGDWLPRAVEDASPDGIAVWYLGCNGFVLKASDGTTLFVDPYVGLGDPPRTVRMIPVPFDPEDVTEADAVFATHEHTDHVHGPSQAPILERTGATFYAPDDSLVVAREAEVWTDDHDIDEHQFHEVREGDTVEVGGFTVHVEPANDPDATHPVSYVFEHDGHTVFHGGDTKPSDEFAALGERYDIDLGILAFGTVGQIPDKETREPKRTRWYNDENQVVEAASDLQFDRLLPSHWDMWKGLTSDPKVLHHHAKSFAYPERLEIGEIGDRVDV